TGCCGTCAATTCTTCAGCTGGCGGGACATGATGCTGTTTATATTTTTCAGTTAAATAAAGTTGGGCTCTGCGAAAGTATATTGCGTATCCTGTCGAACCCGGATATTATCAAATGCGGCGTTGGCCTTCATCGCGATCTGGCGGATTTGATGCAGCTATCCCCCTTTAACCCTGAAGCAGTGATAGATCTGGGTACAGCGGCCCGGCGGGCTGACGTACCGCACCACGGCCTTCGGGGGTTGACGGCACTCTTTTTAGGTTTCAGGATATCGAAACAGGCATCCACGACAAATTGGAGCGCAAAGGAACTGTCCATTAAACAGATAACCTATGCTGCCACCGATGCCTGGGTTGGGCGCGAATTATATTTCAAATTCAAGGATGAACAGCTGCTCTGAAAAATAGGTGTGACCCAAGCCTATGTCTCCAAAGCTTTTTGTGGGGTGGGATTGGTTTTCTTGAAACCTCCAA
The sequence above is drawn from the Candidatus Neomarinimicrobiota bacterium genome and encodes:
- a CDS encoding 3'-5' exonuclease domain-containing protein 2 — its product is MPASRRWAGNQRDIPGGRRKLKPNPEPMQFTYQKLTKQEINDLPLRRYDGPIHVAASLNNANRAIDALLKENVIGFDTETRPAFRQDEAYLPSILQLAGHDAVYIFQLNKVGLCESILRILSNPDIIKCGVGLHRDLADLMQLSPFNPEAVIDLGTAARRADVPHHGLRGLTALFLGFRISKQASTTNWSAKELSIKQITYAATDAWVGRELYFKFKDEQLL